One region of Carassius carassius chromosome 41, fCarCar2.1, whole genome shotgun sequence genomic DNA includes:
- the LOC132122768 gene encoding tetratricopeptide repeat protein 12-like isoform X2 → MNLQDNDDLERFLRNVDQMNELVKEFSSSDVYRREKAIAKADQFISSLEQKEPCQTKINKTVINKSPSSENCPANIQYESGQNPEIFLRILEKDAEERRLRRKMKEEKANALREQGNEAFTQGDYETAVRFYTEGLEQLRDMQALYTNRAQAFIKLKRYKEAISDCEWALRCNEKCIKAYVHMGKSHLALKDFKQVSIVQEKSFCPFMSKAGLHLYFSPYLNSLTCYFCFTFQSRICYQKILEIEPQRETMVKAYLRQVDLEENASLQEKAAWEELQEGTEQARTVPELLKKLNRPNEISLYYCGGLELVSQAIKDCTGQTFFRLNNGFSIINGNNTIRSCLSQNSKDPYAVDLCLAIVKLWKTVCSGNELNQQLLMECPGTREHMVQLLASPVREIQRESLELLSMYSQTQHGRNVLIDNLNSNQMAENLMSCVCRDMSSALALTVLENLAAENKFKIQSRENFTAVFAFPLEHLLSNIMTADHKTLASVISVVGTMARDDVISKKLAGHSEFWRCSLQTMQCIGCECKSVLYPLLGLMINLASNPSQVVQEHAVLASSRCLDLLSDSSGGVITRAAGLLSVLLPMSPDATQEVVQNGIVKKLLKILKVGGEMSSRYSIKALTFCTASIPQACEELVKLDKRLHTLRKLLGSIDELVVGNAALCMGHCLEVDGAAVSLLGTDCVQLLLHHAARDAKRAAIQQNAAITLGKLCKIEPRHMEKLRELHGLEILHSCSGANLR, encoded by the exons ATGAATTTGCAAGATAACGACGACCTCGAAAGATTTTTGAGGAATGTTGACCAAATGA ATGAGTTGGTAAAAGAGTTCAGTTCCAGCGACGTGTATCGCAGGGAGAAAGCAATTGCGAAGGCAGATCAATTCATCTCATCCCTGGAGCAGAAGGAACCGTGTCAAACCAAAATCAATAAAACTGTTATAAACAAAAGTCCTTCATCTGAAAATTGTCCAGCG AACATCCAGTATGAATCGGGTCAAAATCCAG AGATTTTCTTGAGGATATTAGAAAAAGATGCAGAGGAGAGAAGACTGAGAAGAAAGATGAAGGAAGAAAAAGCCAATG CGTTAAgggagcaggggaatgaggcttTCACTCAAGGTGACTACGAAACGGCTGTCAGGTTTTATACTGAAGGCTTGGAGCAGCTGCGTGACATGCAGGCTCTCTACACAAACAGAGCACAG GCCTTTATCAAGTTGAAGAGATATAAGGAGGCCATAAGTGACTGTGAGTGGgctctgagg TGCAATGAGAAGTGTATTAAAGCGTATGTGCACATGGGAAAATCTCACCTAGCACTCAAGGATTTCAAACAGGTAAGTATCGTTCAGGAGAAGTCCTTCTGTCCTTTTATGTCTAAAGctggattacatttatatttctcaCCTTATCTGAACTCTCTGACCTGTTACTTTTGCTTCACTTTTCAGTCCAGGATTTGCTATCAAAAAATTTTGGAGATAGAGCCGCAGCGTGAGACCATGGTCAAAG CTTATCTGAGACAAGTGGATTTGGAAGAGAATGCATCTCTCCAGGAAAAGGCAGCTTGGGAAGAGCTACAGGAGGGAACAGAGCAGGCCAGGACAGTACCAGAGCTGCTGAAGAAGCTCAACAGACCCAATGAGATCAGTCTTTACTACTGTGGTGGATTGGAGCTGGTCTCACAGGCTATTAAAGACT GTACTGGGCAGACATTTTTCAGATTAAACAATGGCTTCAGTATCATTAATGGCAATAACACCATAAGAAG CTGTCTCTCACAGAATTCAAAAGATCCATATGCTGTTGATTTATGCTTGGCCATCGTCAAACTATGGAAGACAGTTTGCAGTGGAAATG AGCTTAACCAACAGCTGTTGATGGAGTGTCCTGGTACTAGAGAACACATGGTCCAGCTGTTGGCTTCACCGGTACGTGAAATACAGAGGGAAAGCCTGGAATTGCTCAGCATGTACTCACAAACTCAGCACGGACGAAACGTGCTCATCGACAACCTGAATTCAAACCA AATGGCTGAGAACCTGATGAGCTGTGTTTGCCGCGATATGAGCTCTGCATTGGCGCTTACAGTTCTGGAGAACTTGGCCGCAGAAAACAA ATTTAAGATTCAGTCAAGGGAGAACTTCACAGCAGTGTTTGCCTTTCCTCTTGAACATCTGCTG TCAAATATCATGACAGCCGACCACAAGACACTGGCTTCTGTGATTTCTGTGGTCGGGACCATGGCTCGAGATGATGTCATCAGTAAAAAGCTGGCAGGACATAGCGAATTTTGGAGATGCTCTCTCCAAACTATG CAGTGCATCGGCTGTGAATGTAAAAGTGTCCTCTACCCCCTCTTGGGCTTGATGATCAACTTAGCCTCAAATCCCTCTCAGGTTGTCCAG GAGCACGCTGTTCTGGCCAGCAGCAGGTGCTTGGACCTGCTGAGCGATTCCTCTGGAGGCGTCATCACA AGAGCTGCAGGTTTGCTGAGCGTTCTCCTCCCGATGTCTCCTGATGCCACTCAAGAAGTTGTGCAAAACGGAATAGTGAAGAAGTTGCTGAAGATTCTGAAG GTAGGAGGAGAGATGAGCTCCAGATACTCCATTAAAGCCCTGACATTCTGTACTGCCTCAATCCCACAGGCCTGTGAAGAGCTGGTAAAGCTTGACAAAC GGCTGCACACTTTGAGAAAACTCCTGGGCAGTATTGACGAGTTGGTGGTAGGGAACGCAGCGTTGTGTATGGGCCATTGCTTAGAAGTGGATGGAGCTGCCGTTAGCCTCCTAGGCACAGACTGCGTGCAGTTGCTGCTACACCACGCCGCCAGAGATGCCAAGAGAGCAGCCATTCAGCAGAATGCAGCCATTACTCTTGGGAAGCTGTGCAAAATAGAGCCCAG gCACATGGAGAAACTCAGGGAGCTCCATGGTTTAGAAATCCTTCACTCCTGT TCTGGCGCAAATCTCAGATGA
- the LOC132122768 gene encoding tetratricopeptide repeat protein 12-like isoform X1 — MNLQDNDDLERFLRNVDQMNELVKEFSSSDVYRREKAIAKADQFISSLEQKEPCQTKINKTVINKSPSSENCPANIQYESGQNPEIFLRILEKDAEERRLRRKMKEEKANALREQGNEAFTQGDYETAVRFYTEGLEQLRDMQALYTNRAQAFIKLKRYKEAISDCEWALRCNEKCIKAYVHMGKSHLALKDFKQVSIVQEKSFCPFMSKAGLHLYFSPYLNSLTCYFCFTFQSRICYQKILEIEPQRETMVKAYLRQVDLEENASLQEKAAWEELQEGTEQARTVPELLKKLNRPNEISLYYCGGLELVSQAIKDCTGQTFFRLNNGFSIINGNNTIRSCLSQNSKDPYAVDLCLAIVKLWKTVCSGNELNQQLLMECPGTREHMVQLLASPVREIQRESLELLSMYSQTQHGRNVLIDNLNSNQMAENLMSCVCRDMSSALALTVLENLAAENKFKIQSRENFTAVFAFPLEHLLSNIMTADHKTLASVISVVGTMARDDVISKKLAGHSEFWRCSLQTMKQCIGCECKSVLYPLLGLMINLASNPSQVVQEHAVLASSRCLDLLSDSSGGVITRAAGLLSVLLPMSPDATQEVVQNGIVKKLLKILKVGGEMSSRYSIKALTFCTASIPQACEELVKLDKRLHTLRKLLGSIDELVVGNAALCMGHCLEVDGAAVSLLGTDCVQLLLHHAARDAKRAAIQQNAAITLGKLCKIEPRHMEKLRELHGLEILHSCSGANLR; from the exons ATGAATTTGCAAGATAACGACGACCTCGAAAGATTTTTGAGGAATGTTGACCAAATGA ATGAGTTGGTAAAAGAGTTCAGTTCCAGCGACGTGTATCGCAGGGAGAAAGCAATTGCGAAGGCAGATCAATTCATCTCATCCCTGGAGCAGAAGGAACCGTGTCAAACCAAAATCAATAAAACTGTTATAAACAAAAGTCCTTCATCTGAAAATTGTCCAGCG AACATCCAGTATGAATCGGGTCAAAATCCAG AGATTTTCTTGAGGATATTAGAAAAAGATGCAGAGGAGAGAAGACTGAGAAGAAAGATGAAGGAAGAAAAAGCCAATG CGTTAAgggagcaggggaatgaggcttTCACTCAAGGTGACTACGAAACGGCTGTCAGGTTTTATACTGAAGGCTTGGAGCAGCTGCGTGACATGCAGGCTCTCTACACAAACAGAGCACAG GCCTTTATCAAGTTGAAGAGATATAAGGAGGCCATAAGTGACTGTGAGTGGgctctgagg TGCAATGAGAAGTGTATTAAAGCGTATGTGCACATGGGAAAATCTCACCTAGCACTCAAGGATTTCAAACAGGTAAGTATCGTTCAGGAGAAGTCCTTCTGTCCTTTTATGTCTAAAGctggattacatttatatttctcaCCTTATCTGAACTCTCTGACCTGTTACTTTTGCTTCACTTTTCAGTCCAGGATTTGCTATCAAAAAATTTTGGAGATAGAGCCGCAGCGTGAGACCATGGTCAAAG CTTATCTGAGACAAGTGGATTTGGAAGAGAATGCATCTCTCCAGGAAAAGGCAGCTTGGGAAGAGCTACAGGAGGGAACAGAGCAGGCCAGGACAGTACCAGAGCTGCTGAAGAAGCTCAACAGACCCAATGAGATCAGTCTTTACTACTGTGGTGGATTGGAGCTGGTCTCACAGGCTATTAAAGACT GTACTGGGCAGACATTTTTCAGATTAAACAATGGCTTCAGTATCATTAATGGCAATAACACCATAAGAAG CTGTCTCTCACAGAATTCAAAAGATCCATATGCTGTTGATTTATGCTTGGCCATCGTCAAACTATGGAAGACAGTTTGCAGTGGAAATG AGCTTAACCAACAGCTGTTGATGGAGTGTCCTGGTACTAGAGAACACATGGTCCAGCTGTTGGCTTCACCGGTACGTGAAATACAGAGGGAAAGCCTGGAATTGCTCAGCATGTACTCACAAACTCAGCACGGACGAAACGTGCTCATCGACAACCTGAATTCAAACCA AATGGCTGAGAACCTGATGAGCTGTGTTTGCCGCGATATGAGCTCTGCATTGGCGCTTACAGTTCTGGAGAACTTGGCCGCAGAAAACAA ATTTAAGATTCAGTCAAGGGAGAACTTCACAGCAGTGTTTGCCTTTCCTCTTGAACATCTGCTG TCAAATATCATGACAGCCGACCACAAGACACTGGCTTCTGTGATTTCTGTGGTCGGGACCATGGCTCGAGATGATGTCATCAGTAAAAAGCTGGCAGGACATAGCGAATTTTGGAGATGCTCTCTCCAAACTATG AAGCAGTGCATCGGCTGTGAATGTAAAAGTGTCCTCTACCCCCTCTTGGGCTTGATGATCAACTTAGCCTCAAATCCCTCTCAGGTTGTCCAG GAGCACGCTGTTCTGGCCAGCAGCAGGTGCTTGGACCTGCTGAGCGATTCCTCTGGAGGCGTCATCACA AGAGCTGCAGGTTTGCTGAGCGTTCTCCTCCCGATGTCTCCTGATGCCACTCAAGAAGTTGTGCAAAACGGAATAGTGAAGAAGTTGCTGAAGATTCTGAAG GTAGGAGGAGAGATGAGCTCCAGATACTCCATTAAAGCCCTGACATTCTGTACTGCCTCAATCCCACAGGCCTGTGAAGAGCTGGTAAAGCTTGACAAAC GGCTGCACACTTTGAGAAAACTCCTGGGCAGTATTGACGAGTTGGTGGTAGGGAACGCAGCGTTGTGTATGGGCCATTGCTTAGAAGTGGATGGAGCTGCCGTTAGCCTCCTAGGCACAGACTGCGTGCAGTTGCTGCTACACCACGCCGCCAGAGATGCCAAGAGAGCAGCCATTCAGCAGAATGCAGCCATTACTCTTGGGAAGCTGTGCAAAATAGAGCCCAG gCACATGGAGAAACTCAGGGAGCTCCATGGTTTAGAAATCCTTCACTCCTGT TCTGGCGCAAATCTCAGATGA
- the LOC132122768 gene encoding tetratricopeptide repeat protein 12-like isoform X3, with protein MNLQDNDDLERFLRNVDQMNELVKEFSSSDVYRREKAIAKADQFISSLEQKEPCQTKINKTVINKSPSSENCPANIQYESGQNPEIFLRILEKDAEERRLRRKMKEEKANALREQGNEAFTQGDYETAVRFYTEGLEQLRDMQALYTNRAQAFIKLKRYKEAISDCEWALRCNEKCIKAYVHMGKSHLALKDFKQSRICYQKILEIEPQRETMVKAYLRQVDLEENASLQEKAAWEELQEGTEQARTVPELLKKLNRPNEISLYYCGGLELVSQAIKDCTGQTFFRLNNGFSIINGNNTIRSCLSQNSKDPYAVDLCLAIVKLWKTVCSGNELNQQLLMECPGTREHMVQLLASPVREIQRESLELLSMYSQTQHGRNVLIDNLNSNQMAENLMSCVCRDMSSALALTVLENLAAENKFKIQSRENFTAVFAFPLEHLLSNIMTADHKTLASVISVVGTMARDDVISKKLAGHSEFWRCSLQTMKQCIGCECKSVLYPLLGLMINLASNPSQVVQEHAVLASSRCLDLLSDSSGGVITRAAGLLSVLLPMSPDATQEVVQNGIVKKLLKILKVGGEMSSRYSIKALTFCTASIPQACEELVKLDKRLHTLRKLLGSIDELVVGNAALCMGHCLEVDGAAVSLLGTDCVQLLLHHAARDAKRAAIQQNAAITLGKLCKIEPRHMEKLRELHGLEILHSCSGANLR; from the exons ATGAATTTGCAAGATAACGACGACCTCGAAAGATTTTTGAGGAATGTTGACCAAATGA ATGAGTTGGTAAAAGAGTTCAGTTCCAGCGACGTGTATCGCAGGGAGAAAGCAATTGCGAAGGCAGATCAATTCATCTCATCCCTGGAGCAGAAGGAACCGTGTCAAACCAAAATCAATAAAACTGTTATAAACAAAAGTCCTTCATCTGAAAATTGTCCAGCG AACATCCAGTATGAATCGGGTCAAAATCCAG AGATTTTCTTGAGGATATTAGAAAAAGATGCAGAGGAGAGAAGACTGAGAAGAAAGATGAAGGAAGAAAAAGCCAATG CGTTAAgggagcaggggaatgaggcttTCACTCAAGGTGACTACGAAACGGCTGTCAGGTTTTATACTGAAGGCTTGGAGCAGCTGCGTGACATGCAGGCTCTCTACACAAACAGAGCACAG GCCTTTATCAAGTTGAAGAGATATAAGGAGGCCATAAGTGACTGTGAGTGGgctctgagg TGCAATGAGAAGTGTATTAAAGCGTATGTGCACATGGGAAAATCTCACCTAGCACTCAAGGATTTCAAACAG TCCAGGATTTGCTATCAAAAAATTTTGGAGATAGAGCCGCAGCGTGAGACCATGGTCAAAG CTTATCTGAGACAAGTGGATTTGGAAGAGAATGCATCTCTCCAGGAAAAGGCAGCTTGGGAAGAGCTACAGGAGGGAACAGAGCAGGCCAGGACAGTACCAGAGCTGCTGAAGAAGCTCAACAGACCCAATGAGATCAGTCTTTACTACTGTGGTGGATTGGAGCTGGTCTCACAGGCTATTAAAGACT GTACTGGGCAGACATTTTTCAGATTAAACAATGGCTTCAGTATCATTAATGGCAATAACACCATAAGAAG CTGTCTCTCACAGAATTCAAAAGATCCATATGCTGTTGATTTATGCTTGGCCATCGTCAAACTATGGAAGACAGTTTGCAGTGGAAATG AGCTTAACCAACAGCTGTTGATGGAGTGTCCTGGTACTAGAGAACACATGGTCCAGCTGTTGGCTTCACCGGTACGTGAAATACAGAGGGAAAGCCTGGAATTGCTCAGCATGTACTCACAAACTCAGCACGGACGAAACGTGCTCATCGACAACCTGAATTCAAACCA AATGGCTGAGAACCTGATGAGCTGTGTTTGCCGCGATATGAGCTCTGCATTGGCGCTTACAGTTCTGGAGAACTTGGCCGCAGAAAACAA ATTTAAGATTCAGTCAAGGGAGAACTTCACAGCAGTGTTTGCCTTTCCTCTTGAACATCTGCTG TCAAATATCATGACAGCCGACCACAAGACACTGGCTTCTGTGATTTCTGTGGTCGGGACCATGGCTCGAGATGATGTCATCAGTAAAAAGCTGGCAGGACATAGCGAATTTTGGAGATGCTCTCTCCAAACTATG AAGCAGTGCATCGGCTGTGAATGTAAAAGTGTCCTCTACCCCCTCTTGGGCTTGATGATCAACTTAGCCTCAAATCCCTCTCAGGTTGTCCAG GAGCACGCTGTTCTGGCCAGCAGCAGGTGCTTGGACCTGCTGAGCGATTCCTCTGGAGGCGTCATCACA AGAGCTGCAGGTTTGCTGAGCGTTCTCCTCCCGATGTCTCCTGATGCCACTCAAGAAGTTGTGCAAAACGGAATAGTGAAGAAGTTGCTGAAGATTCTGAAG GTAGGAGGAGAGATGAGCTCCAGATACTCCATTAAAGCCCTGACATTCTGTACTGCCTCAATCCCACAGGCCTGTGAAGAGCTGGTAAAGCTTGACAAAC GGCTGCACACTTTGAGAAAACTCCTGGGCAGTATTGACGAGTTGGTGGTAGGGAACGCAGCGTTGTGTATGGGCCATTGCTTAGAAGTGGATGGAGCTGCCGTTAGCCTCCTAGGCACAGACTGCGTGCAGTTGCTGCTACACCACGCCGCCAGAGATGCCAAGAGAGCAGCCATTCAGCAGAATGCAGCCATTACTCTTGGGAAGCTGTGCAAAATAGAGCCCAG gCACATGGAGAAACTCAGGGAGCTCCATGGTTTAGAAATCCTTCACTCCTGT TCTGGCGCAAATCTCAGATGA